In Oryza sativa Japonica Group chromosome 1, ASM3414082v1, the genomic stretch AACAATAATCTTACCTTTCAATAATATAGTGCCCGCGTAtacgcgcgggccaccttcctagttcatatagatgctaataaatctaggcacacatatatgtctaaattcattaacatatatatatatatatatatatatatatatatatatatatatatatatatatatatatatatatatatatatatatatatatatatatatatatgaatgtggacaatgctagaaagtcttataataagAAATCTGACTTCTACCAGAAAACCACAGCAggccattttaaaaagacgtggatattagggaatgacctaatatgAAATAATTAGAAAGGGTGAGACGtcgaacccaggtcgtctagcccaccacctcgTGGAGCTAGCTGCAAGAGCGCTGCGCTTTTCTCACTTCAGGCCATTTTCCCAGGTCTTGCATGGATGCCTGCCTCACTGTGACTGATGCTGCTCGCATTGCAAAATTTGCAGACATGGAGGAGTACAGGAGCAAGAGCCGGTTCCTGTACGGCGAGTCCatgggcggcgcggtggcgctgcTGCTGCACATGAAGGACCCAACGTTCTGGGACGGCGCCATCCTCGTCGCGCCAATGTGCAAGGTAGCTCGCTGCATGCGCGTGCAGAAATATTCTTCTGAATAATTTGATCTGAGAAAAATTAAGACTGAAACTTGGTGCGTTTCCTTCCGATTTGCTGGTGTTCAGATATCGGAGAAGGTGAAGCCGCACCCGGTGGTGATCTCTCTCCTGACGCAGGTAGAGGACGTCATCCCCAGGTGGAAGATTGTTCCCACCAAGGACGTCATCGACGCCGCCTTCAAGGACCCTGCCAAGCGCGAAAAGGTCCGTGCAAAAACATTTGCAgtttttttatttctgtttTGTGTTATCAAGTCAGTTTCAGTAACATTTGCTTCAGTTAACATTGGTAGTAGCCCTATGTTAACTGTTAAGTTTGCTAGAGAAACCCACATGATGAGTTAGTTCAACATGATTTCTGAACATTTGATACAGTGGTCCAACAGATTTGTTGTCGTTGAGCATATAAACTCAGTTTGGTGTGTTCTTTGCCATGCCATGCCAAATTTAACAGATCAGGAAGAACAAGCTGATATACCAGGACAAGCCGAGGCTCAAGACCGCACTTGAGATGCTCAGGACCAGCATGTACGTAGAGGACAGCTTGTCCAAGGTATGTACCCCTCGTCTTCAAATCAACTCAATATATGCACCAATTAGTTCTCACATCTTTAGGATGGCACTAAGATCACTTGAGTATGATCTTGGCCATGTAAGATGACAGTAAGATTATTTGAATTTGATCCTGACAATGTAATGTTTTTTTTGGCAGGTGAAGCTGCCGTTCTTCGTGCTGCACGGCGACGCCGACACGGTGACGGACCCGGAGGTGAGCCGGGCGCTGTACGAGCGCGCCGCCAGCGCCGACAAGGCCATCAAGCTCTACGCCGGGATGTGGCACGGCCTCACCGCCGGCGAGCCCGACCACAACGTCGACGCCATCTTCTCCGACATCGTCGCCTGGCTCAACGGGCGCAGCCGCACCTGGACGGTGGAGGACCGCCTGATGAAGATGATGGCGTCGCCGGACAGGT encodes the following:
- the LOC4327293 gene encoding caffeoylshikimate esterase; this encodes MEVEYHEEYVRNSRGVQLFTCGWLPAKTSPKALVFLCHGYAMECSGYMRECGMRLAAAGYGVFGMDYEGHGKSMGARCYIRSFRRLVDDCHRFFKSICDMEEYRSKSRFLYGESMGGAVALLLHMKDPTFWDGAILVAPMCKISEKVKPHPVVISLLTQVEDVIPRWKIVPTKDVIDAAFKDPAKREKIRKNKLIYQDKPRLKTALEMLRTSMYVEDSLSKVKLPFFVLHGDADTVTDPEVSRALYERAASADKAIKLYAGMWHGLTAGEPDHNVDAIFSDIVAWLNGRSRTWTVEDRLMKMMASPDRFIRGERGGAADVDGDAKRGPPRRRGGCFSGLAGRTHHHSEM